One genomic window of Undibacterium cyanobacteriorum includes the following:
- a CDS encoding YfbM family protein translates to MKTFIRFLFLACLSLVAHGFASAEMRMSMVAVGAKQVPDLKRSQRTLEQVLFKSSPSNTLNIGTSWHAIHYLITGKTSSPSPGAGEIIFGGTEIGNDLGFGPAHLFTPEEVKSIAEALQNYPLKNFTARYDVKQMQASKIYPENWLKEGDVGRARLLDYFQQILTFYNNAAKNGQAVVFVVHQK, encoded by the coding sequence ATGAAAACATTTATCCGCTTCCTTTTCCTTGCATGCTTATCGCTCGTGGCGCACGGTTTTGCCTCTGCGGAAATGCGTATGAGCATGGTGGCGGTCGGCGCCAAACAAGTACCCGATCTCAAACGTAGCCAACGCACTTTGGAACAGGTGCTTTTCAAAAGTTCGCCATCCAATACGCTCAATATCGGGACTTCTTGGCATGCGATTCATTATCTGATTACGGGAAAAACCTCAAGCCCGAGCCCTGGCGCGGGTGAAATTATTTTCGGTGGGACTGAGATTGGCAATGACTTAGGTTTTGGCCCCGCTCACCTGTTCACGCCTGAAGAAGTCAAATCGATTGCTGAGGCCTTACAAAATTATCCTCTCAAGAACTTCACTGCTCGATACGACGTGAAGCAAATGCAGGCCAGCAAGATCTATCCAGAAAACTGGCTCAAAGAAGGTGATGTTGGAAGAGCTCGTTTGCTCGACTACTTCCAACAAATTCTAACTTTCTACAACAATGCGGCCAAGAATGGCCAAGCCGTTGTTTTCGTCGTGCATCAGAAATAA
- a CDS encoding D-hexose-6-phosphate mutarotase — MQKISVIAADGAIAEIFEYGAHVCSWRPAGGTEQLFLSEKSEFVEGAAIRGGVPIVFPQFSGMGVLPKHGFARNAQWKLVRCGQTEQGAGQAVFELQENIARLMLWPHVFRLELTVTVAADTLQLDFSVSNTGDTAFQFTTALHTYFRVDDIAKTGIHGLASSLYRDTVTGQNDCRQEQELLHIEGEIDRIYANVSEPIVIAQSHQQLRICQTGFVDAVVWNPGAEKGAQLPDMEEGGYQRYVCVEAASIMRPVMLEPGRQWQGMQRMVWIPR, encoded by the coding sequence ATGCAAAAAATATCTGTCATTGCCGCGGATGGTGCGATTGCTGAGATTTTTGAGTATGGCGCTCATGTCTGCTCTTGGCGGCCTGCTGGCGGGACTGAGCAATTATTTTTGAGTGAGAAGTCCGAATTCGTCGAAGGCGCGGCGATACGCGGTGGCGTACCTATTGTTTTCCCACAATTTTCGGGTATGGGCGTGCTGCCTAAGCATGGTTTTGCCCGAAACGCTCAGTGGAAATTAGTACGTTGCGGACAAACGGAACAAGGCGCTGGACAAGCTGTTTTTGAGCTGCAAGAGAACATTGCACGCCTGATGTTGTGGCCACATGTGTTTCGACTCGAATTGACGGTGACGGTTGCGGCCGACACTTTGCAATTAGATTTTAGTGTCAGTAATACAGGCGATACTGCCTTTCAATTTACGACCGCCTTGCACACCTATTTTCGCGTCGATGATATTGCTAAAACCGGTATTCATGGACTCGCTTCTAGTCTTTATCGTGATACTGTCACTGGACAAAATGACTGTCGTCAGGAGCAAGAGCTACTGCACATTGAAGGTGAGATCGATCGCATCTATGCCAATGTGAGTGAACCAATTGTGATCGCGCAGTCTCACCAACAGCTTCGCATTTGTCAAACGGGTTTTGTCGATGCTGTGGTGTGGAACCCTGGTGCCGAGAAAGGGGCGCAACTGCCCGATATGGAAGAGGGCGGTTATCAACGCTATGTCTGTGTAGAGGCCGCGAGTATTATGCGGCCGGTGATGTTAGAGCCCGGACGTCAATGGCAAGGCATGCAACGCATGGTGTGGATACCCCGTTAG